In one window of Cytophagaceae bacterium ABcell3 DNA:
- a CDS encoding AsmA-like C-terminal region-containing protein has translation MKKGLKILGGAILLFLLVLLLIPVFFKDQIKAKVDAELAKTINAEVNFETKNFHLSLIRNFPNLSIGINDFSLVGKAEAFNGDTLFSVGSMRFTADVLSFFRGNQIRIVKVSLDNPYILTKFTEDGKSSWDIMIRDETQVEEEGESEGEASEFSFGIDKWEIKNAHIVYEDAAMPVFAELRGMNHTGSGDFTQDIFDLTTSTFIPRVKVEYDGTTVMDEYAVSADVALHMNMLTSEYRFLDNQFAINNFKFGFDGMISMLGDDVQMDIVFNAAETDFKDLISMIPAAYLKDYEGLEAQGTFAFDGYAKGVYNDSIMPAFGLLLKVDEAMVKYPDLPTAVSNINLDMHVENKDGIINHTVLDIRKLQMNLGGNPVEGRLLVDGFGPYNIDADISANVDLSEITQLYPLDGTDLKGLFEMNVKAKGTYSETQWPVVDAYMELKDGYVKNADVPAPLEALNMSASLSNKDGSLASTVFNLERFNMLFQNEPFEAKALVRNLENPDYDVAFKGILDLKKLTDLYPLKDMSLAGRVKANIHTKGNMASIEAGKYEQTSTRGEMQVENLVYSSVALPQGVKLSNAVFKLTPEKMEIAEMQGYVGESDIDVSGFFANYMGYMFSDQVLKGNMVFKSNKFDTNEWLSEEGEGGSEEGADTKAGDEAPFEVPKNIDFVLNTSIHEVLYDNMVLADLGGNIVVRDGIMKMDKLRFNSLGGSFLANGVYNTQDLQAPKFDMDMELKGVHIKEAYQTFNTMQALAPVAENMDGAFSTNLKMAGVLGNDMSPVMETVNGSGSMKIVDASLKGNKVMGGIAKLTKVEGLDPLVLKDVSLSFKIVDGNLEVNPFDLNAGKIKMNIGGKQSLDGALDYMVKMDIPAGNVGAAVNNAMSKITGKATDGSQDIKLDLGISGDFSDPKVNLLSSSVKEQVKDNVKKEAERRVREQIDNSREAQRLKEEKERLDAERERLRQEAADRKKAEEERLRKEAEERRKAEEERLRDKVKDRIPDGLKKPRF, from the coding sequence ATGAAAAAAGGGTTGAAAATTCTAGGAGGTGCTATACTGCTCTTCCTGTTGGTACTGCTTCTGATACCAGTTTTTTTTAAAGATCAGATCAAAGCTAAAGTGGACGCAGAGTTGGCAAAGACCATCAATGCCGAAGTGAATTTTGAAACAAAAAACTTTCACTTGTCTCTGATCCGTAACTTTCCAAACTTATCTATTGGTATTAATGACTTTTCTTTGGTTGGAAAGGCTGAGGCTTTTAACGGTGACACTTTGTTTAGTGTGGGCTCTATGAGATTTACTGCGGATGTACTATCTTTTTTCCGAGGCAATCAGATTCGGATAGTAAAAGTATCTTTAGACAATCCTTATATATTAACCAAGTTTACTGAAGATGGAAAGTCCAGCTGGGATATTATGATCAGGGATGAAACACAAGTAGAAGAGGAAGGTGAAAGTGAAGGTGAAGCTTCAGAGTTTTCTTTTGGTATAGATAAATGGGAGATAAAGAATGCCCACATTGTTTATGAAGATGCCGCTATGCCGGTATTTGCTGAACTAAGGGGAATGAACCATACAGGTAGTGGTGATTTTACACAAGATATTTTTGATCTTACTACCTCTACTTTTATTCCTCGCGTTAAGGTGGAATATGATGGGACTACCGTCATGGATGAGTATGCTGTTTCGGCAGACGTGGCTCTTCATATGAACATGCTGACCTCTGAGTACCGTTTCCTAGATAACCAGTTCGCTATTAATAACTTTAAATTTGGTTTTGACGGAATGATATCCATGCTTGGGGATGATGTTCAAATGGACATTGTTTTTAATGCCGCAGAAACTGATTTTAAGGACTTGATCTCTATGATACCAGCGGCTTATCTTAAAGATTATGAAGGTTTGGAAGCTCAAGGTACTTTTGCTTTTGATGGATATGCAAAAGGAGTATACAATGACAGTATTATGCCTGCTTTTGGCCTTTTATTAAAAGTAGATGAAGCAATGGTTAAGTATCCAGATTTACCTACTGCTGTTTCTAATATCAATTTAGATATGCATGTTGAGAATAAAGATGGCATTATCAACCATACTGTCCTTGATATCCGCAAGCTTCAGATGAATTTAGGAGGCAACCCTGTCGAGGGTCGGCTTTTAGTGGATGGTTTTGGTCCTTATAATATAGATGCGGATATCTCTGCCAATGTTGACCTTTCAGAAATAACGCAACTATACCCTTTGGATGGGACTGATCTGAAAGGGCTTTTTGAAATGAATGTAAAAGCAAAAGGAACCTATAGTGAAACACAATGGCCTGTGGTTGACGCATATATGGAGCTAAAAGATGGATATGTGAAAAATGCTGATGTGCCTGCGCCATTAGAGGCGCTTAATATGAGTGCTAGCCTTTCAAATAAGGACGGGTCTTTGGCTTCTACTGTATTTAACCTTGAGCGTTTTAACATGCTTTTTCAAAATGAACCTTTTGAGGCGAAAGCATTGGTCAGGAATTTAGAGAACCCGGATTACGATGTGGCTTTTAAGGGAATTTTGGACCTGAAAAAGCTGACTGATTTATATCCTTTGAAAGATATGTCATTAGCAGGTAGGGTCAAAGCTAATATCCATACAAAAGGCAATATGGCTTCTATTGAAGCCGGTAAATACGAGCAGACCTCTACTCGGGGTGAGATGCAGGTAGAAAACTTGGTTTATAGCAGTGTTGCGTTACCTCAAGGTGTGAAACTGTCCAATGCCGTGTTCAAGCTAACCCCTGAGAAAATGGAAATAGCGGAAATGCAAGGCTATGTGGGGGAGAGTGATATAGATGTTAGCGGGTTCTTTGCGAACTATATGGGGTATATGTTTTCTGATCAGGTGCTGAAAGGTAATATGGTTTTTAAGTCTAATAAGTTTGATACGAATGAATGGCTATCTGAAGAAGGAGAAGGCGGTTCAGAGGAAGGTGCCGACACTAAAGCTGGTGATGAGGCACCATTTGAAGTGCCTAAAAACATAGACTTTGTTCTGAATACCTCTATTCATGAAGTGCTATATGATAATATGGTGTTGGCTGACCTAGGCGGGAACATAGTAGTCCGTGATGGTATAATGAAAATGGATAAGCTTAGGTTTAATAGCCTGGGTGGATCATTTCTCGCTAATGGAGTTTATAATACCCAAGATTTGCAGGCCCCGAAGTTTGACATGGATATGGAGTTAAAAGGTGTTCATATTAAAGAAGCGTATCAGACATTTAATACCATGCAAGCATTAGCTCCTGTAGCAGAAAATATGGATGGTGCGTTTTCCACTAATCTTAAAATGGCTGGTGTGCTGGGCAATGATATGAGCCCGGTAATGGAAACTGTAAATGGATCAGGATCCATGAAAATTGTGGATGCCAGTCTGAAAGGGAATAAAGTTATGGGTGGTATTGCTAAGCTTACAAAGGTAGAAGGGCTTGATCCGCTAGTTTTAAAAGATGTATCGCTAAGTTTTAAAATAGTAGATGGAAATTTGGAGGTCAACCCTTTTGACCTGAATGCCGGAAAGATAAAAATGAATATTGGTGGTAAACAGTCTTTGGATGGCGCTCTTGACTATATGGTCAAAATGGATATTCCTGCTGGTAATGTAGGTGCTGCGGTAAATAATGCGATGTCAAAAATTACTGGAAAGGCTACGGATGGTTCGCAGGATATTAAATTAGACTTAGGAATTAGTGGTGATTTTTCAGATCCTAAAGTGAACTTGCTTAGTAGTAGTGTTAAAGAGCAAGTGAAAGATAATGTGAAGAAAGAAGCAGAAAGAAGAGTGAGGGAACAAATAGACAATAGCCGTGAAGCACAGCGGTTAAAAGAAGAAAAGGAGCGTTTAGATGCGGAGAGGGAAAGACTGAGGCAAGAAGCTGCTGATAGGAAAAAAGCCGAGGAGGAAAGGCTTAGGAAAGAGGCCGAAGAGCGAAGGAAAGCGGAAGAGGAACGGTTGCGGGACAAGGTTAAGGATCGAATTCCTGATGGACTCAAGAAACCTAGGTTTTAG
- the metX gene encoding homoserine O-acetyltransferase — MENKEFKYNGTFQLEKGGQINGIKIAYTTFGNFKPQESKVIWICHALTANSEACVWWEGLVGKGKLFDPDKYFIICANILGSCYGTTGPLEINSDTGEPWYLDFPEITIRDMVGVHEILRTHLGIDKIYTCIGGSLGGQQAVEWAIINPGLIENLILLATNAVHSPWGIAFNEAQRMAIKADNTWTDKSPFAGIEGLKAARAIALLSYRNYNTYKHSQSEDSDDKLDDFRAISYQNYQGEKLVKRFSCHSYWHLSKAMDCHNVGRGRGGVAQALSKIKSKTLAIGIKTDVLFPVSEQILLADHIPGAQYSEIESLYGHDGFLIETVKISEAIEGFFKGNRQVNSSIS, encoded by the coding sequence GTGGAGAATAAGGAATTTAAATATAACGGTACATTTCAGCTTGAGAAGGGCGGTCAAATCAATGGTATTAAAATCGCCTACACTACTTTTGGAAACTTCAAACCTCAAGAGAGTAAGGTAATATGGATCTGCCATGCACTTACTGCAAACTCTGAAGCTTGTGTTTGGTGGGAAGGATTAGTGGGAAAAGGTAAACTCTTTGACCCTGACAAGTATTTCATTATTTGTGCCAATATTTTAGGTTCTTGTTATGGTACTACCGGGCCTTTGGAAATTAATAGTGATACTGGTGAACCTTGGTACTTGGATTTTCCTGAAATTACTATTCGTGATATGGTGGGCGTGCATGAAATACTTCGCACCCATTTAGGAATTGACAAGATATATACATGCATAGGTGGTTCCTTGGGAGGGCAGCAGGCTGTAGAATGGGCCATTATCAATCCTGGTCTGATCGAAAACCTCATTCTTCTTGCTACTAATGCAGTGCATTCTCCATGGGGTATAGCTTTTAATGAAGCCCAACGTATGGCTATTAAGGCTGATAATACCTGGACAGATAAGTCTCCTTTTGCTGGGATAGAAGGCTTAAAAGCGGCAAGGGCTATCGCTTTGCTTTCTTACAGAAACTATAACACCTATAAACACTCCCAGTCTGAAGACTCTGACGACAAACTTGATGACTTTAGAGCTATTTCTTACCAAAACTACCAAGGTGAAAAGCTTGTAAAGCGTTTTAGCTGCCATTCTTATTGGCACTTGTCTAAAGCTATGGACTGCCACAATGTGGGTAGAGGAAGGGGAGGCGTTGCCCAAGCGCTTTCAAAAATTAAATCAAAAACATTGGCTATTGGCATTAAGACCGATGTGCTCTTTCCTGTTTCGGAGCAAATACTTTTGGCTGACCATATTCCTGGTGCTCAATATAGCGAGATTGAATCTCTTTATGGGCATGATGGCTTCCTTATAGAGACTGTGAAAATCAGTGAAGCCATAGAAGGTTTTTTTAAGGGCAATCGCCAAGTGAACTCTTCCATATCTTAA
- the fumC gene encoding class II fumarate hydratase: MSFRTEKDTMGSVQVPADKYWGAQTQRSRQNFTIGGQVMPIEVIRAFAILKKAAAHTNSALGVMPADRKDVISQVCDEILEGKLDDQFPLVVWQTGSGTQSNMNVNEVVANRAHVILGGSLEDEKKKVHPNDDVNKSQSSNDTFPTAMHIAAYTFIVEQTIPKVELLRNTLAEKAEKFQEVVKIGRTHFMDATPLTLGHEFSGYVSQLDHGLKALKYTFDHLSELALGGTAVGTGLNTPEGYAEMVAEKIAEFSGHPFKSAENKFEALAAHDAIVSVSGALKQLAVSLMKIGNDIRMLASGPRCGIGEILIPENEPGSSIMPGKVNPTQCEALTMACAQVIGNDVAVSVGGMNGHFELNVFKPVMIYNVLMSARLIGDACESFNNNCAVGIEPNHGEIKKNLENSLMLVTALNPHIGYENAAKIAKKAHKEGTTLREAAVELGLLTDEQFTEWVNPMNMIGSLQKSK, translated from the coding sequence ATGTCATTCAGAACAGAGAAGGATACTATGGGGTCGGTGCAGGTTCCGGCAGACAAATACTGGGGAGCGCAAACTCAGAGGTCAAGACAAAACTTTACCATTGGGGGGCAGGTAATGCCAATCGAAGTTATTCGTGCTTTTGCAATATTAAAAAAAGCTGCAGCGCATACCAACTCAGCCCTTGGTGTGATGCCCGCTGACAGAAAAGATGTGATAAGCCAGGTATGTGATGAGATATTAGAGGGTAAGTTGGATGATCAATTTCCCTTGGTTGTTTGGCAGACAGGTTCTGGTACGCAATCCAACATGAATGTTAACGAAGTAGTAGCTAACAGAGCCCATGTTATTTTGGGAGGAAGCCTGGAAGATGAGAAGAAAAAAGTTCACCCGAATGATGATGTGAATAAATCACAATCTTCAAATGATACTTTTCCGACAGCTATGCACATAGCTGCCTATACTTTTATTGTAGAGCAAACTATACCAAAAGTTGAGCTGTTAAGAAATACCTTAGCTGAGAAAGCGGAAAAATTTCAAGAAGTTGTAAAAATTGGTCGTACGCATTTTATGGATGCTACCCCGCTTACATTAGGACATGAGTTTTCTGGTTATGTATCTCAGCTAGACCACGGCCTTAAAGCATTAAAATATACTTTTGACCACCTTTCTGAGCTAGCGCTAGGAGGAACGGCTGTTGGTACAGGGCTTAATACGCCTGAAGGTTATGCAGAAATGGTCGCTGAGAAAATAGCTGAATTTTCTGGACACCCGTTCAAGTCTGCTGAAAATAAATTTGAAGCGCTTGCTGCACACGATGCAATAGTTTCTGTATCAGGTGCGTTAAAGCAATTGGCTGTAAGTTTGATGAAAATAGGCAATGACATCAGAATGCTGGCTTCTGGTCCTCGTTGTGGTATTGGCGAAATTCTTATTCCTGAAAATGAGCCTGGTTCGTCTATTATGCCTGGAAAAGTAAACCCAACCCAGTGTGAAGCATTAACTATGGCGTGTGCGCAAGTGATAGGAAATGACGTGGCGGTAAGTGTAGGTGGAATGAACGGTCATTTTGAGCTTAATGTTTTTAAACCGGTCATGATATATAATGTGCTGATGTCTGCTCGTTTAATTGGTGATGCTTGTGAGTCCTTTAACAATAACTGCGCTGTAGGTATAGAGCCAAACCATGGGGAAATTAAAAAGAACCTTGAAAATTCTTTGATGTTGGTAACGGCACTTAACCCTCATATTGGCTATGAAAATGCAGCTAAAATTGCTAAGAAAGCACATAAGGAAGGTACTACATTGAGAGAGGCTGCTGTGGAGCTAGGGTTGTTGACCGATGAGCAGTTTACCGAATGGGTAAATCCGATGAATATGATTGGTAGCCTTCAGAAGTCTAAATAG